The Polyangiaceae bacterium genome includes a region encoding these proteins:
- a CDS encoding VWA domain-containing protein — translation MDWRVLALVGAGAAFFACGSEADEAPGSGGSGGSSGSGGLVGFGSTSGSGGGLNDTGVNDAIDPDGGCFYTSEQGTSTPLHLFIAMDKSSSMLGFKWDAAKAGLTAFVKDQASAGVYVGLKFFPRAPDATPACDQQAYSITDTPFAILPGNASAIEAALAAATPDGLSTPVYPALGGAILKGIELAQNNPGHTSAVLLVTDGVPQGPAATCQGVDPTLTSEIAKLAATGLAFNPPVSTYVIGLPGVDQAFANAVAQAGGSTSAILVSNTNVQKEFQDALAKVRGQALPCEYEIPEKVQKGEIAYNMVNVVLTPGSGSSQKLFQTQDCNAGGDWYYTSTTPKKIVLCPSTCAKVKQDYTAKIEVQLGCITRVK, via the coding sequence ATGGATTGGCGCGTCTTGGCACTGGTCGGGGCCGGTGCGGCGTTCTTCGCCTGCGGTTCCGAGGCGGACGAAGCCCCCGGCTCCGGCGGGTCGGGTGGCAGCTCCGGCAGCGGCGGGCTCGTCGGCTTCGGCTCGACGTCGGGCAGCGGCGGCGGCCTGAACGACACCGGCGTCAACGACGCCATCGATCCGGACGGCGGCTGCTTCTACACCTCCGAGCAAGGGACCAGCACGCCGCTCCACCTGTTCATCGCCATGGACAAGTCGAGCAGCATGCTCGGCTTCAAGTGGGATGCGGCGAAGGCGGGGCTCACCGCGTTCGTCAAGGACCAAGCCTCCGCCGGCGTGTACGTCGGCCTGAAGTTCTTCCCGCGCGCGCCGGACGCGACGCCCGCCTGCGATCAGCAGGCGTATTCGATCACCGATACGCCGTTCGCGATCCTGCCGGGCAACGCCAGCGCGATCGAGGCTGCCCTCGCAGCGGCGACGCCCGACGGGCTGAGCACTCCGGTCTACCCGGCGCTCGGCGGCGCCATCCTGAAGGGCATCGAGCTCGCGCAGAACAACCCGGGCCACACCTCCGCGGTGCTCCTGGTGACGGACGGCGTGCCCCAGGGCCCGGCGGCCACCTGCCAGGGCGTCGATCCGACGCTGACCTCCGAGATCGCCAAGCTGGCGGCCACGGGCCTCGCCTTCAACCCGCCGGTCTCGACCTACGTGATCGGTCTGCCCGGGGTGGATCAGGCCTTCGCGAACGCCGTGGCGCAAGCCGGCGGCAGCACGAGCGCGATCCTGGTCTCGAACACCAACGTGCAGAAGGAGTTCCAGGACGCGCTGGCCAAGGTGCGCGGGCAGGCGCTGCCCTGCGAGTACGAGATCCCGGAGAAGGTGCAGAAGGGCGAGATCGCCTACAACATGGTCAACGTCGTGCTGACCCCCGGCAGTGGCAGCTCGCAGAAATTGTTCCAGACCCAGGACTGCAACGCCGGCGGCGACTGGTACTACACGAGCACGACCCCGAAGAAGATCGTGCTCTGCCCGAGCACCTGCGCGAAGGTGAAGCAGGACTACACGGCGAAGATCGAGGTTCAGCTCGGCTGCATCACGCGCGTGAAATGA
- a CDS encoding alpha/beta hydrolase — translation MKVQLIHGLEGSPTGAKAKYLGRHFELRAPGMDTGDFEGAVATQAAAVQEHRPEVLVGSSFGGAVALALMQRGLWRGPTLLLAPAVGHFGVEGRIPDGVRVTLVHGTRDEICPIEWSRALARTGSPALVRLVEVDDEHRLGSLLEGDALADFVRALGAGSDRG, via the coding sequence GTGAAGGTGCAGCTGATCCACGGCCTCGAGGGCAGCCCCACCGGCGCCAAGGCGAAGTACCTCGGGCGCCACTTCGAGCTCAGGGCACCTGGGATGGACACCGGAGACTTCGAGGGCGCGGTCGCGACGCAGGCCGCCGCTGTGCAGGAGCACCGACCAGAAGTGCTGGTGGGCTCGTCGTTCGGCGGGGCGGTGGCGCTGGCGCTCATGCAGCGCGGGCTTTGGCGGGGGCCTACCCTCTTGCTCGCGCCGGCGGTCGGGCACTTCGGCGTCGAGGGCCGGATCCCGGACGGTGTTCGCGTGACCCTGGTGCACGGTACGCGCGACGAGATCTGCCCCATCGAGTGGAGCCGCGCGCTCGCCCGGACGGGTAGCCCGGCGCTGGTCCGGCTGGTCGAGGTGGACGACGAGCACCGTCTCGGATCGCTGCTCGAGGGCGATGCTCTCGCGGATTTCGTGCGGGCCCTGGGAGCTGGGAGCGATCGCGGCTAA
- a CDS encoding histidine phosphatase family protein codes for MDLLLVRHGESEANAEGRLQGSLDYPLSERGRAQAGQLARWLDKNGVGWDFAFCSPLLRAKQTAEILCAIDGRPAASIEPDLAELRAGALEGLTREDMQEKHPEWMKRSVTQLGDFSEFGGESYDQVQERATRLIERWTRDYRAANARLLVVAHGGINFQLLKRLICLPVPRVAIVRMGNCSVTQVKLRERRGTFMGELVFHLPIEMMGMVESADTGALFR; via the coding sequence ATGGACCTTCTGCTCGTTCGACACGGCGAGAGCGAGGCCAACGCCGAGGGCCGCTTGCAGGGGTCGCTCGACTACCCGCTCTCGGAGCGCGGCCGCGCTCAGGCCGGGCAGCTCGCACGCTGGCTGGACAAGAACGGCGTGGGCTGGGACTTCGCGTTCTGCTCGCCGCTCCTGCGCGCCAAGCAGACGGCGGAGATCCTGTGCGCCATCGACGGGCGTCCCGCCGCCAGCATCGAGCCGGATCTGGCGGAGCTCCGGGCCGGCGCCCTCGAAGGGCTCACCCGGGAGGACATGCAGGAGAAGCACCCGGAGTGGATGAAGCGCAGCGTCACCCAGCTCGGCGACTTCTCCGAGTTCGGCGGCGAGAGCTACGACCAGGTGCAAGAGCGCGCCACGCGGCTCATCGAACGCTGGACCCGGGACTACCGGGCGGCGAACGCGCGCCTCTTGGTGGTGGCCCACGGCGGCATCAACTTCCAGCTCTTGAAGCGCTTGATCTGCCTGCCCGTACCCCGCGTCGCCATCGTGCGCATGGGCAACTGCAGCGTGACGCAGGTCAAGCTGCGGGAACGCCGCGGCACGTTCATGGGGGAGCTCGTGTTCCACCTGCCCATCGAGATGATGGGCATGGTCGAGTCGGCGGACACCGGGGCGCTGTTCCGGTAG
- the dinB gene encoding DNA polymerase IV — MAERWILHADMDAFFASIEQRDRPELRGRPVIVGAVSARGVVAAASYEARRFGVRSAMPGFRARALCPEGVFLPSDIEKYSRVSAEVHAVFGEVTPEIEPVALDEAFLEITGSVGLFGGPLALARHLKRRVREALDLPISVGLGPTKQVAKIACTLGKPDGLLLVPRQAVRWMLDPLPVRRIWGVGPVLAQKLERFGIKTIADLARFDPKTLERELGERAHELQALARGEDPRDVVSDREPKSYGEESTFERDVLDRELVSAALTAHAEAVARRLRHDGYRGRVVTLKMKLGTRRGSRGARLAGEDAEPIYPLLTRRKTLAEPTDDGAVIRQAALALWDQTALEEPVRLLGVSLSGLERRDHAQLDLFAPRRPLDRLGPALDAIEERFGKGAIRRAVDAPGKLTPGMTKKRGE; from the coding sequence ATGGCCGAGCGCTGGATCCTGCACGCGGACATGGACGCCTTCTTCGCGTCCATCGAGCAGCGCGACCGGCCGGAGCTCCGTGGCAGACCGGTGATCGTGGGCGCCGTGAGCGCGCGGGGCGTGGTGGCAGCGGCCTCCTACGAGGCGCGCCGCTTCGGCGTGCGCTCGGCGATGCCGGGCTTTCGCGCCCGGGCCCTGTGTCCCGAGGGGGTGTTCCTGCCGAGCGACATCGAGAAGTACTCGCGGGTGAGCGCCGAGGTCCACGCGGTGTTCGGCGAGGTTACCCCCGAGATCGAGCCGGTGGCCCTGGACGAGGCGTTCCTGGAGATCACCGGCTCGGTGGGGCTCTTCGGCGGGCCCCTCGCGCTCGCTCGGCACCTCAAGCGGCGGGTGCGAGAGGCGCTGGACCTACCCATCAGCGTGGGCCTCGGTCCGACCAAGCAGGTCGCCAAGATCGCCTGCACCCTGGGCAAGCCCGACGGCCTCTTGCTGGTGCCGCGACAGGCCGTGCGCTGGATGCTCGACCCGCTGCCGGTGCGCCGCATCTGGGGCGTCGGGCCGGTGCTCGCGCAGAAGCTCGAGCGCTTCGGCATCAAGACCATCGCCGATCTCGCGCGCTTCGATCCGAAGACCCTGGAGCGCGAGCTGGGCGAGCGAGCGCACGAGCTCCAAGCGCTGGCTCGCGGCGAGGACCCGCGGGACGTGGTGAGCGATCGCGAGCCGAAGAGCTACGGCGAGGAGAGCACCTTCGAGCGCGACGTGCTCGACCGCGAGCTGGTGAGCGCGGCCCTCACCGCCCACGCGGAGGCGGTGGCGCGGCGCCTGCGCCACGATGGCTATCGCGGGCGCGTGGTCACGCTGAAGATGAAGCTCGGGACGCGCCGCGGGTCACGCGGGGCGCGCCTCGCCGGCGAGGACGCCGAGCCGATCTACCCGCTCCTGACGCGACGGAAAACCCTGGCCGAGCCCACCGACGACGGCGCCGTGATCCGCCAGGCCGCCCTCGCGCTCTGGGACCAGACCGCCCTCGAAGAGCCGGTGCGGCTGCTCGGAGTGTCGCTGTCCGGCCTCGAGCGCCGAGATCACGCGCAGCTCGACCTGTTCGCGCCCAGGCGCCCCCTGGACCGCCTGGGCCCCGCCCTCGACGCCATCGAGGAGCGCTTCGGCAAGGGTGCGATCCGGCGCGCCGTGGACGCGCCGGGCAAGCTCACGCCCGGGATGACGAAGAAGCGCGGGGAGTGA
- a CDS encoding S8 family serine peptidase — MRRLRTALPLALALAAGACADAPPREPVTRSAAALGGPRAAYYVVLTGAPAVARIPAGVDPRSDEAAHVAQARLRELDTQHAALRPELEQHGAVVIAEMSRLANVIQVLATKQQVERIRRLPGVSRVEEVPLVYPTLASLIPVVGAPTAWAMTTPLQGDGVTIGIIDSGLDYTHAHFGGPGTAAAYTSNNSTLIEAGTFPTARVFGGWDFVGDDYNPTTNNDVPAPDPDPLDCTKPENTVVAGGHGTHVAGIAAGNGVAKNGSAYLGPYEVSFNPTAFKIAPGVAPKSKLFALRVFGCDGATTMLGSALERAADPNQDGNFTDRLDVVNGSLGTGYALSSPITGELVANLTKVGTLVVAAAGNDGQTFFATGSPGSVPEVLSVAASADNEFFALSITSTSSGAAKYAAAEGGFSKLLNDNGPLSGELVATQPANGCTSFSNAAQVAGKIALIDRGTCPFVQKFQNALGAGALAVVIVDDEDELLPFAMGGGDPGSVPIPGVMIRMADGQTVKQLLAQGSVTAGLDPSDKYTGVGAELLANFSSRGPSATDGRLKPEIAAPGFSIDSARVGSGNEARRSQGTSQASPVVTGAAALVRQARPGYSPMEVKAALMNSTEPLFDLTSQLYQTSIVGSGRVAVERAVAQLITAGADVAAGEIGVAFGAVVSDVPTSVERSITLTNHHPSAEAVLDAEVKPTHSLPGVTVTVEPAQVKIPAGQSASVKLVLALDPVALGGPGPDPGTAPIQSQTPRQYLNEASGNVRFSHGAPGAEDVQVPYHASLRAAAKRQANASKSCGSLGSTVDVELEGDSAHPNPVVTAFQLGILDDEHSDSATDPAVATVDLRAIGAATDLATAASFDDAQVFFAVAVTGQWTTPARGPLSVVNVEIDSDNDGSSDYEVRAEPRNKQFGYRDALASATYKKGSEQRLRRLPLNLVTPDVAQTHPFNNSVLVFTALLSDLGLTEDSAAFSYFAGSENPAKLLVGEETGWATFDAKKPLLDAAPHGKDGLPLFIGPGPVKVNVSPEGRAGQGPLDLLLLHHTNVQGSRFQVVSLTPGAPGNLTLAASAGEGVTAGETAEISFTVTNTGAEPAPSVKLSGSVSDASLVSASASAGSCATGEALDCDLGEIAAGASVSVSAVVRGAADKPSVVASASLEGDLGCESTTDDNSAQVTLAITDKPKAPELRAAGGCDCRAAAPSGTTPWGWLSLAVAGLWGLRRRCT, encoded by the coding sequence ATGCGCCGACTCCGGACCGCCCTCCCCCTCGCCCTCGCCCTCGCCGCCGGAGCCTGCGCCGACGCCCCGCCGAGGGAGCCCGTGACCCGCTCGGCCGCGGCGCTGGGCGGCCCGCGCGCCGCCTACTACGTGGTGCTGACGGGCGCGCCGGCGGTGGCGCGCATCCCGGCTGGGGTCGATCCCCGCTCCGACGAAGCTGCGCACGTCGCCCAAGCACGCCTGCGCGAGCTCGACACCCAACACGCCGCGCTCCGGCCGGAGCTCGAGCAGCACGGCGCCGTGGTGATCGCGGAGATGTCGCGGCTCGCCAACGTGATCCAGGTCCTGGCCACGAAGCAGCAGGTGGAGCGGATCCGACGTCTCCCCGGGGTGAGCCGCGTGGAAGAGGTGCCGCTGGTCTACCCGACCCTCGCGTCGCTCATCCCGGTGGTCGGCGCGCCCACCGCCTGGGCCATGACCACGCCGCTGCAAGGCGACGGGGTAACGATCGGGATCATCGACTCGGGCCTCGACTACACCCACGCCCACTTCGGCGGCCCCGGCACGGCGGCCGCTTACACCAGCAACAACTCGACGCTGATCGAGGCGGGCACGTTCCCCACCGCGCGCGTGTTCGGCGGCTGGGATTTCGTCGGGGACGACTACAACCCCACCACCAACAACGACGTGCCCGCACCGGACCCCGATCCGCTCGACTGCACCAAGCCCGAAAACACCGTCGTCGCCGGCGGGCACGGCACCCACGTGGCCGGGATCGCGGCGGGGAACGGCGTCGCCAAGAACGGCTCTGCCTACCTCGGGCCCTACGAGGTCAGCTTCAACCCCACGGCCTTCAAGATCGCGCCGGGCGTCGCGCCCAAGTCCAAGCTCTTCGCGCTGCGCGTGTTCGGCTGCGACGGCGCGACCACGATGCTCGGCTCGGCGCTGGAGCGCGCGGCGGATCCGAACCAGGATGGCAACTTCACCGATCGCCTGGACGTCGTGAACGGCTCCCTCGGCACCGGCTACGCGCTGAGCTCGCCGATCACCGGCGAGCTGGTGGCGAACCTGACCAAGGTCGGCACGCTGGTGGTCGCCGCCGCCGGCAACGACGGCCAGACCTTCTTCGCCACGGGCTCGCCGGGCTCCGTCCCGGAGGTCTTGAGCGTGGCGGCCAGCGCGGACAACGAGTTCTTCGCGCTCAGCATCACCTCGACCTCGTCGGGCGCCGCGAAGTACGCCGCGGCTGAGGGCGGCTTCAGCAAGCTCTTGAACGACAACGGTCCGCTGAGCGGCGAGCTGGTCGCGACCCAGCCCGCGAACGGCTGCACGAGCTTCTCGAACGCCGCCCAGGTCGCCGGCAAGATCGCGCTCATCGACCGCGGCACCTGCCCGTTCGTGCAAAAATTCCAGAACGCTCTCGGCGCCGGGGCGCTCGCGGTCGTGATCGTGGACGACGAGGACGAGCTCTTGCCGTTCGCCATGGGCGGCGGCGATCCGGGCTCGGTGCCGATCCCGGGCGTGATGATCCGCATGGCCGACGGCCAGACCGTCAAGCAACTCCTGGCGCAAGGCAGCGTCACCGCCGGCCTCGATCCGAGCGACAAGTACACCGGCGTCGGGGCGGAGCTCCTGGCGAACTTCAGCTCCCGCGGCCCGAGCGCGACCGACGGGCGGCTGAAGCCGGAGATCGCCGCGCCCGGCTTCTCCATCGACTCGGCTCGGGTCGGCTCCGGCAACGAGGCGCGGCGCTCGCAGGGCACGAGCCAGGCCTCCCCGGTGGTGACGGGCGCGGCAGCCTTGGTGCGGCAAGCGCGCCCCGGCTACTCGCCGATGGAGGTCAAGGCCGCGCTGATGAACAGCACGGAGCCGCTCTTCGACCTGACGTCGCAGCTCTATCAGACGTCGATCGTCGGCAGCGGACGCGTGGCCGTCGAGCGCGCCGTCGCGCAGCTGATCACGGCCGGCGCCGACGTCGCCGCCGGCGAGATCGGCGTGGCCTTCGGCGCGGTGGTCAGCGACGTGCCGACCAGCGTCGAGCGCAGCATCACGCTGACCAACCATCACCCGAGCGCCGAAGCGGTGCTCGATGCCGAGGTGAAGCCCACCCACTCCCTGCCCGGCGTGACCGTGACGGTGGAGCCAGCGCAGGTGAAGATCCCCGCGGGCCAGAGCGCCAGCGTGAAGCTCGTGCTCGCGCTCGATCCGGTCGCCCTCGGCGGACCCGGCCCGGACCCCGGGACGGCGCCCATTCAGAGCCAGACGCCTCGACAGTACTTGAACGAGGCCAGCGGCAACGTGCGCTTCTCGCACGGCGCCCCCGGCGCCGAGGACGTGCAGGTGCCGTATCACGCCAGCCTGCGAGCCGCCGCCAAGCGCCAGGCCAACGCCTCGAAGAGCTGCGGCTCGCTCGGCTCCACGGTGGACGTCGAGCTGGAAGGCGACTCGGCTCACCCGAACCCGGTGGTGACGGCGTTCCAGCTCGGCATCCTCGACGACGAGCACAGCGACTCGGCCACCGATCCGGCGGTCGCCACGGTAGACCTCCGCGCCATCGGCGCGGCGACGGATCTGGCGACGGCCGCGAGCTTCGACGACGCGCAGGTCTTCTTCGCGGTGGCGGTGACCGGTCAATGGACCACGCCCGCTCGCGGACCGCTCAGCGTCGTCAACGTCGAGATCGACTCCGACAACGACGGCAGCTCCGACTACGAGGTGCGCGCCGAGCCGCGCAACAAGCAGTTCGGATACCGCGACGCCCTCGCCTCCGCGACCTACAAGAAGGGCAGCGAGCAGCGCCTGCGCCGCCTGCCGCTCAACCTGGTCACGCCGGACGTCGCTCAGACGCACCCGTTCAACAACTCCGTGCTGGTGTTCACCGCGCTGCTCAGCGACCTCGGATTGACGGAGGACAGCGCGGCGTTCTCCTATTTCGCGGGCAGCGAGAACCCGGCGAAGCTCCTGGTCGGCGAGGAGACGGGCTGGGCCACCTTCGACGCCAAGAAGCCGCTGCTCGACGCCGCTCCGCACGGCAAGGACGGCCTGCCGCTGTTCATCGGGCCCGGGCCGGTGAAGGTGAACGTCTCGCCGGAGGGCCGCGCGGGCCAGGGACCGCTCGATCTCCTGCTCCTGCACCACACCAACGTCCAGGGCTCGCGCTTCCAGGTGGTGAGCCTGACGCCAGGCGCGCCCGGAAACCTGACCCTCGCGGCCAGCGCCGGCGAGGGCGTCACCGCGGGAGAGACCGCGGAGATTTCGTTCACCGTCACGAACACCGGCGCCGAGCCTGCGCCCAGCGTGAAGCTCTCCGGCAGCGTCAGCGACGCCAGCCTGGTGTCGGCCAGCGCGAGCGCCGGCTCCTGCGCCACGGGCGAGGCGCTCGACTGCGATCTCGGTGAGATCGCCGCCGGTGCGAGCGTCAGCGTGAGCGCGGTGGTGCGCGGGGCTGCCGACAAACCGTCCGTCGTGGCCAGCGCCAGCCTCGAGGGCGACCTGGGCTGCGAGTCCACGACCGACGACAACTCTGCGCAGGTCACCCTGGCGATCACCGACAAACCCAAGGCGCCCGAGCTCCGCGCCGCCGGCGGCTGCGACTGCCGGGCTGCGGCTCCCAGCGGAACGACTCCATGGGGCTGGCTGTCGCTGGCGGTCGCCGGTCTCTGGGGCCTCCGCCGTCGCTGCACCTGA
- a CDS encoding radical SAM protein — protein MRGSAWPSNRTPWVAQADRPVAASASAAKRSKVICAEHSGLRRGSEAVTFFAVSEASAAYLRLGSGELLRRADEALAALARCELCPRNCRIDRLKDEKRVCATGRYATVSTWFAHHGEEDCLRGTRGSGTIFFGFCNLKCVFCQNHDTSQAGRGAELSPERLASAMLDLQDQGCHNINFVTPEHVVPEILEALPIAVDRGLRLPLVYNTSAYDALESLRWMDGVVDIYMPDFKVWTRASAIRYLKAKDYPEVACRALREMHRQVGPLELDERGLARRGVLVRHLVMPGLLEETREIFRFLCREISPDTYVNVMGQYRPEYRASEYPEINRRPTRHELEEARRLFFEAGLRRIDERKQSRFLDLF, from the coding sequence ATGCGGGGCTCGGCGTGGCCGTCGAACAGGACTCCCTGGGTGGCGCAGGCGGACAGGCCGGTCGCGGCCAGCGCGAGCGCGGCGAAGCGGAGCAAGGTCATTTGCGCGGAGCATAGCGGCTTGCGCCGCGGAAGCGAAGCCGTCACCTTCTTCGCCGTGTCCGAAGCGAGCGCTGCCTACCTCCGGCTGGGGAGCGGGGAGCTCCTGCGGCGCGCGGACGAGGCGCTGGCCGCGCTGGCCCGGTGCGAGCTCTGTCCGCGCAACTGCCGCATCGACCGCCTGAAGGACGAGAAGCGGGTTTGTGCCACCGGACGCTACGCCACCGTCAGCACCTGGTTCGCGCACCACGGCGAGGAGGACTGCCTGCGCGGCACGCGCGGCTCCGGCACCATCTTCTTCGGGTTCTGCAACCTGAAGTGTGTGTTCTGTCAGAACCACGACACCTCCCAGGCCGGCCGCGGCGCGGAGCTGTCACCGGAGCGGCTGGCTTCGGCGATGCTCGATCTCCAAGATCAGGGCTGTCACAACATCAACTTCGTCACGCCCGAGCACGTGGTGCCGGAGATCCTCGAGGCGCTGCCGATCGCCGTGGACCGAGGGCTCCGGCTGCCGCTGGTCTACAACACCAGCGCCTACGACGCGCTCGAGTCGCTCAGATGGATGGACGGCGTCGTGGACATCTACATGCCCGACTTCAAGGTTTGGACCCGGGCCAGCGCGATCCGCTACCTGAAGGCCAAGGACTACCCGGAGGTCGCCTGCCGCGCGCTCCGCGAGATGCACCGGCAGGTCGGCCCGCTCGAGCTCGACGAGCGCGGCCTCGCCAGACGCGGCGTGCTGGTGCGACACCTGGTGATGCCCGGGCTGCTGGAGGAGACCCGGGAGATCTTCCGCTTCCTGTGCCGCGAGATCTCGCCGGACACCTACGTGAACGTGATGGGCCAGTACCGGCCCGAATACCGCGCCAGCGAGTACCCGGAGATCAATCGCCGCCCCACCCGGCACGAGCTGGAGGAGGCCCGCCGTCTGTTCTTCGAGGCGGGGCTCCGCCGCATCGACGAGCGCAAGCAGTCCCGGTTCTTGGACCTCTTCTGA